A window of Clavibacter michiganensis contains these coding sequences:
- the dnaG gene encoding DNA primase: MALIRKSDIDEVRSRVNLGDVVGEYVTLKSAGVGSLKGLCPFHDERTPSFHVRPQVGFYHCFGCGEGGDVYTFLQRMDHVTFAEAVERMAQRIGYQLHYEDGQAATDQGNRSRLLGANEAAAEFFVEQLGSEEAEIGRTFLGERGFDQGAAQRFGVGFAPQSWDALSSHLTAKGYTEAELVTAGLLSQGDRGAYDRFRGRLVWPIRDLTGATVGFGARRLREDDKGPKYLNTPETPVYHKSSVLYGLDLAKRDVSRGRQVVVVEGYTDVMACHLAGVTTAVATCGTSFGVDHIKVLRRVLGDDSGLGEVVFTFDPDAAGQKAAMRAFSEERRFAAQTYVAVGPEGLDPCDLRLTRGDDAVRRMIQGKKPMFEFAIKQILADHDLDTVEGRVAALRAAAPVVADIRDPSLRPGYARELAGWLGMDLTEVGRAVQTAGRSMPADGADRSGGSPQGRHAQGGHGPEDEGGDASRSMSLMDLPTDLATRLERDALMAMLQHPELVGNDLVIRAAQVTFVNESLAVVRDGVIGSMDALGGADWLSRVALEVPESFATLVKQLGVAPLPNRGDADKLAVYVKGVTAELVGRDLLRRKADLIGRLQRTDATHDRERYQEIQRELMQVEAERRALRE; the protein is encoded by the coding sequence ATGGCACTGATCCGCAAGAGCGACATCGACGAGGTCCGCTCCCGGGTCAACCTGGGCGACGTGGTGGGGGAGTACGTCACCCTCAAGTCCGCCGGCGTCGGATCCCTGAAGGGCCTCTGCCCGTTCCACGACGAGCGCACCCCGAGCTTCCACGTGCGGCCGCAGGTCGGCTTCTACCACTGCTTCGGCTGTGGCGAGGGCGGCGACGTCTACACGTTCCTGCAGCGCATGGACCATGTGACGTTCGCGGAGGCCGTGGAGCGCATGGCGCAGCGCATCGGCTACCAGCTGCACTACGAGGACGGCCAGGCCGCCACCGACCAGGGCAACCGCTCGCGGCTCCTCGGCGCGAACGAGGCCGCGGCGGAGTTCTTCGTCGAGCAGCTCGGATCCGAGGAGGCGGAGATCGGCCGCACCTTCCTCGGGGAGCGCGGCTTCGACCAGGGCGCCGCGCAGCGCTTCGGCGTCGGCTTCGCCCCGCAGAGCTGGGACGCGCTGTCCTCGCACCTCACGGCCAAGGGCTACACGGAGGCCGAGCTCGTGACCGCCGGCCTCCTCAGCCAGGGCGACCGCGGCGCGTACGACCGGTTCCGCGGCCGCCTGGTGTGGCCCATCCGCGACCTGACGGGCGCCACCGTCGGCTTCGGCGCGCGCCGCCTGCGCGAGGACGACAAGGGCCCGAAGTACCTCAACACCCCCGAGACGCCCGTCTATCACAAGAGCTCCGTGCTCTACGGGCTCGACCTCGCCAAGCGCGACGTGAGCCGCGGACGCCAGGTGGTCGTGGTCGAGGGCTACACCGACGTGATGGCCTGCCACCTCGCGGGCGTGACCACCGCGGTCGCCACGTGCGGGACCTCGTTCGGCGTCGACCACATCAAGGTCCTCCGCCGCGTGCTCGGCGACGACAGCGGCCTCGGCGAGGTCGTCTTCACGTTCGACCCCGACGCCGCCGGGCAGAAGGCCGCCATGCGCGCGTTCTCCGAGGAGCGCCGGTTCGCCGCGCAGACCTACGTCGCAGTCGGCCCCGAGGGGCTGGATCCCTGCGACCTCCGCCTCACGCGCGGCGACGACGCCGTGCGCCGCATGATCCAGGGCAAGAAGCCCATGTTCGAGTTCGCGATCAAGCAGATCCTCGCCGACCACGACCTCGACACCGTCGAGGGTCGCGTCGCCGCGCTCCGCGCCGCCGCGCCCGTGGTCGCCGACATCCGCGACCCGTCGCTCCGCCCCGGCTACGCGCGCGAGCTCGCGGGCTGGCTCGGCATGGACCTCACCGAGGTGGGCCGCGCCGTCCAGACCGCCGGCCGCAGCATGCCCGCCGACGGCGCGGACCGCTCCGGCGGCTCGCCGCAGGGCCGCCACGCGCAGGGCGGGCACGGCCCGGAGGACGAGGGCGGCGACGCGTCCCGCTCCATGTCGCTCATGGACCTGCCGACGGACCTCGCGACCCGCCTCGAGCGCGACGCCCTCATGGCGATGCTGCAGCACCCGGAGCTCGTCGGGAACGACCTCGTCATTCGCGCCGCGCAGGTCACCTTCGTCAACGAGAGCCTCGCGGTCGTCCGCGACGGCGTCATCGGCAGCATGGACGCCCTCGGTGGCGCGGACTGGCTCTCGCGCGTGGCGCTCGAGGTGCCGGAGTCGTTCGCCACGCTCGTCAAGCAGCTCGGCGTCGCCCCGCTGCCCAACCGCGGCGACGCCGACAAGCTCGCCGTCTACGTGAAGGGCGTCACGGCCGAGCTCGTCGGACGCGACCTGCTGCGCCGCAAGGCCGACCTCATCGGGCGGCTGCAGCGCACGGACGCGACGCACGATCGCGAGCGCTACCAGGAGATCCAGCGCGAGCTCATGCAGGTCGAGGCCGAGCGCCGGGCGCTCCGCGAATAG
- the dusB gene encoding tRNA dihydrouridine synthase DusB has product MSSPTLVPVPSAADAPGAPATAPAAEPALRIGGIPLDVPVVLAPMAGVTNTAFRRLCREFGAGLYVSEMITSRALVERTPESMRLITHHPSEKVRSIQLYGVDPKTVREAVTMLVAEDRADHIDLNFGCPVAKVTRKGGGAALPWKLGLFTDIVEGAVKAAGDIPLTVKMRKGIDADHLTYLDAGRAAEGAGVASIALHARTAADYYSGHADWSAIAKLKQAIESVPVLGNGDIWAAEDAIRMMDETGADGVVVGRGCLGRPWLFGDLAAAFHARAAGLDPADTPRAHPSQGQVADTFRRHVELLAEFFESEERGCRDARKHVAWYFKGYPVGGDLRAALASASSLEEIDGLLATLDRDQPYPGAGAEGARGRQGSMKRTALPDRWLESRDIDAQDAMDIADGEIHNSGG; this is encoded by the coding sequence ATGTCCTCTCCGACCCTCGTCCCCGTCCCCTCCGCGGCCGACGCGCCCGGCGCTCCCGCGACCGCGCCCGCCGCCGAGCCCGCCCTCCGCATCGGCGGCATCCCGCTCGACGTGCCCGTCGTGCTCGCGCCCATGGCGGGCGTCACCAACACCGCGTTCCGGCGCCTGTGCCGCGAGTTCGGCGCCGGCCTCTACGTCAGCGAGATGATCACGAGCCGCGCGCTCGTCGAGCGCACTCCCGAGTCCATGCGGCTCATCACGCACCACCCGTCGGAGAAGGTGCGCTCCATCCAGCTCTACGGGGTGGATCCGAAGACCGTGCGCGAGGCCGTCACCATGCTCGTCGCGGAGGACCGCGCCGACCACATCGACCTGAACTTCGGCTGCCCGGTCGCCAAGGTCACGCGCAAGGGCGGGGGAGCGGCCCTGCCGTGGAAGCTCGGGCTCTTCACCGACATCGTCGAGGGCGCCGTGAAGGCGGCGGGCGACATCCCCCTCACCGTCAAGATGCGCAAGGGCATCGACGCCGACCACCTCACGTACCTCGACGCCGGTCGCGCCGCCGAGGGCGCGGGCGTCGCCTCCATCGCGCTGCACGCGCGCACGGCAGCCGACTACTACAGCGGGCACGCCGACTGGTCCGCCATCGCGAAGCTCAAGCAGGCCATCGAGAGCGTGCCCGTGCTGGGCAACGGCGACATCTGGGCCGCGGAGGACGCCATCCGGATGATGGACGAGACCGGCGCCGACGGGGTCGTCGTCGGCCGCGGCTGCCTCGGCCGCCCGTGGCTCTTCGGCGACCTGGCCGCCGCGTTCCACGCGCGCGCCGCCGGCCTCGATCCCGCAGACACGCCCCGCGCGCACCCGTCCCAGGGCCAGGTCGCCGACACGTTCCGCCGCCACGTCGAGCTCCTCGCCGAGTTCTTCGAGAGCGAGGAGCGGGGCTGCCGCGACGCGCGCAAGCACGTCGCCTGGTACTTCAAGGGGTACCCCGTCGGCGGCGACCTGCGGGCCGCGCTCGCCTCGGCGTCCTCGCTCGAGGAGATCGACGGCCTGCTCGCCACGCTCGACCGCGACCAGCCCTACCCGGGCGCCGGCGCCGAGGGCGCGCGCGGCCGCCAGGGCAGCATGAAGCGTACGGCGCTGCCGGACCGGTGGCTCGAGAGCCGCGACATCGACGCGCAGGATGCGATGGACATCGCGGACGGGGAGATCCACAACAGTGGCGGTTGA
- a CDS encoding ABC transporter permease — MTVIPDAVPASAPPGAQQPKARKQGIGLGQYILIRAVLIIPTVFILVTLVFFLMRIVGDPISAAVGDRLTPEQLQERLATAGFDRPIIVQYLEYLGQIATGNFGRSLTDNRLISEVLLQYGSATLELVIYSLIVAFVIGIPLGLVAAYFKDRTPDAVLRILAILAYATPVFFAGLLLKLVFSVWLGILPLSGRADTRVELALGRLDNPTGIYLIDALRLGSPTAVSDVLEHAVLPALALGLLTAGIFLRLVRTNVISTLGTEYVDAARSRGVGEFRLTTRHALKPALIPIITVVGLQIAVMLGGAVLTETTFEWRGLGFQLAQYLAARDFVAVQGIVALLAVIVAVTNFIVDVVAALIDPRVRY, encoded by the coding sequence GTGACCGTCATCCCGGACGCCGTGCCCGCGTCCGCGCCCCCCGGGGCGCAGCAGCCCAAGGCCCGGAAGCAGGGGATCGGGCTCGGCCAGTACATCCTCATCCGCGCCGTGCTCATCATCCCGACCGTGTTCATCCTCGTGACGCTGGTCTTCTTCCTCATGCGCATCGTGGGCGACCCGATCTCCGCCGCCGTGGGCGACCGCCTCACCCCGGAGCAGCTCCAGGAGCGCCTGGCGACCGCCGGCTTCGACCGGCCGATCATCGTGCAGTACCTCGAGTACCTCGGCCAGATCGCCACGGGGAACTTCGGCCGCTCGCTCACCGACAACCGGCTCATCAGCGAGGTGCTGCTGCAGTACGGCTCGGCAACGCTCGAGCTGGTCATCTACTCGCTCATCGTCGCCTTCGTCATCGGCATCCCGCTCGGCCTCGTCGCCGCCTACTTCAAGGACCGCACGCCCGACGCCGTGCTGCGGATCCTCGCGATCCTCGCCTACGCCACGCCCGTGTTCTTCGCGGGCCTCCTGCTCAAGCTCGTCTTCTCCGTCTGGCTCGGGATCCTCCCGCTGTCCGGTCGCGCCGACACGCGCGTCGAGCTCGCGCTCGGCAGGCTGGACAACCCGACCGGCATCTACCTCATCGACGCGCTCCGCCTCGGCAGCCCCACGGCCGTCAGCGACGTGCTCGAGCACGCGGTGCTCCCGGCGCTCGCGCTCGGCCTCCTCACCGCGGGCATCTTCCTGCGGCTCGTGCGCACCAACGTGATCTCCACGCTCGGCACCGAGTACGTCGACGCGGCGCGCTCGCGCGGCGTCGGCGAGTTCCGGCTCACGACCCGGCACGCGCTGAAGCCCGCGCTCATCCCGATCATCACGGTGGTGGGCCTGCAGATCGCCGTCATGCTCGGCGGCGCGGTGCTCACGGAGACCACGTTCGAGTGGCGCGGCCTCGGCTTCCAGCTGGCGCAGTACCTGGCGGCGCGCGACTTCGTGGCCGTGCAGGGCATCGTGGCGCTCCTGGCCGTGATCGTCGCCGTGACCAACTTCATCGTCGACGTCGTCGCGGCGCTCATCGACCCGCGAGTGAGGTACTGA
- a CDS encoding ABC transporter substrate-binding protein, with protein MTSAFPRRSRVLLATAGFSAAALVLAGCSGGSGDPLAEDGASGGGSIVVGTTDKVLSLDPAGSYDNGSFAVQNQVYPFLFNSPYGSPDVEPDLAVSGEYTSPNDFTVTLKPDLKFANGHALTASDVKFTFDRIATIAANGADNGNGPSSLLANVESVAAPDDTTVVFTLKTANDQTFEQVLSSPAGPIVDEEVFPADALADPAAIVAANAFAGQYVITDFQLNQLVAYAPNADYQGVLPKPANGGVTARYYADETTMKLAVQNGEIDVAGRSLGATDIADLKKDDSVQVVEGPGGEIRYITFNLNTQPFGKTTGEADEAKALAVRQAAADLVDRDELSTQVYNGTYTPLYSYVADGLSGANEALKGIYGDGNGGPDADKAAKVLSDAGVQTPVALQLQFNPDHYGAGSDDEYALIKQQLEATGLFQVNLQSTIWDQYSKARVNDEYPAYQLGWFPDYSDADNYLTPFFSPQSFVKNHYDNPTVTDLITQQLSEADSTKRAEIIGQIQDDVAADLPTLPLLQGSQVAVAGKDVKGVTLDASFKFRYAPITKG; from the coding sequence ATGACGTCCGCATTCCCCCGGCGCTCACGCGTCCTGCTCGCCACGGCCGGATTCTCCGCCGCGGCCCTCGTCCTCGCCGGCTGCTCCGGCGGATCCGGCGACCCGCTCGCCGAGGACGGCGCCTCAGGCGGCGGATCCATCGTCGTCGGCACGACCGACAAGGTCCTCTCGCTCGACCCGGCCGGCTCCTACGACAACGGCTCGTTCGCGGTGCAGAACCAGGTCTACCCGTTCCTGTTCAACAGCCCCTACGGCAGCCCCGACGTCGAGCCCGACCTCGCCGTATCCGGCGAGTACACGTCGCCGAACGACTTCACCGTGACGCTGAAGCCCGACCTGAAGTTCGCGAACGGCCACGCCCTCACCGCGAGCGACGTCAAGTTCACGTTCGACCGCATCGCGACCATCGCGGCGAACGGCGCCGACAACGGCAACGGCCCGTCGTCGCTGCTCGCGAACGTCGAGTCCGTGGCAGCGCCGGACGACACCACCGTCGTCTTCACGCTCAAGACCGCGAACGACCAGACCTTCGAGCAGGTGCTCTCCAGCCCCGCCGGCCCCATCGTCGACGAGGAGGTCTTCCCGGCCGACGCGCTCGCCGACCCGGCCGCCATCGTCGCGGCGAACGCCTTCGCGGGCCAGTACGTCATCACCGACTTCCAGCTCAACCAGCTCGTCGCCTACGCGCCGAACGCCGACTACCAGGGCGTCCTGCCGAAGCCCGCCAACGGCGGCGTGACCGCGCGCTACTACGCGGACGAGACCACGATGAAGCTCGCCGTCCAGAACGGCGAGATCGACGTCGCGGGCCGCTCGCTCGGCGCCACCGACATCGCGGACCTCAAGAAGGACGACTCCGTCCAGGTCGTCGAGGGACCCGGCGGCGAGATCCGCTACATCACCTTCAACCTGAACACGCAGCCGTTCGGCAAGACCACCGGCGAGGCGGACGAGGCCAAGGCCCTCGCCGTGCGCCAGGCGGCCGCCGACCTCGTCGACCGCGACGAGCTGTCGACCCAGGTCTACAACGGCACCTACACGCCGCTCTACTCCTACGTGGCCGACGGCCTCTCCGGCGCCAACGAGGCGCTCAAGGGCATCTACGGCGACGGGAACGGCGGGCCGGACGCGGACAAGGCCGCGAAGGTCCTCTCCGACGCGGGCGTGCAGACGCCCGTCGCGCTGCAGCTCCAGTTCAACCCGGACCACTACGGCGCCGGCTCGGACGACGAGTACGCGCTCATCAAGCAGCAGCTCGAGGCGACCGGCCTGTTCCAGGTCAACCTGCAGTCCACGATCTGGGACCAGTACAGCAAGGCCCGCGTCAACGACGAGTACCCGGCGTACCAGCTCGGCTGGTTCCCCGACTACTCGGACGCGGACAACTACCTGACGCCGTTCTTCTCCCCGCAGTCCTTCGTGAAGAACCACTACGACAACCCCACCGTGACGGACCTCATCACGCAGCAGCTGTCGGAGGCCGACTCCACGAAGCGCGCCGAGATCATCGGCCAGATCCAGGACGACGTCGCCGCCGACCTGCCGACCCTGCCCCTGCTCCAGGGCTCGCAGGTCGCGGTGGCCGGCAAGGACGTGAAGGGCGTGACGCTCGACGCCTCCTTCAAGTTCCGCTACGCGCCGATCACCAAGGGCTAG
- a CDS encoding deoxyguanosinetriphosphate triphosphohydrolase, which translates to MQERSAYSATDAERWYPEQHSSRRSDFARDRARLLHSSALRRLAAKTQVLSPMAGLDFARNRLTHSLEVAQVGRELASSLDLDPDVVDTACLAHDIGHPPFGHNGERALNDWAADIGGFEGNAQTLRLLTRLEPKVIGPEGRPYGLNLTRASLDASCKYPWPSSQSVPDPSGRGKFGFYDDDVAAFEWLREGAPAGRRCIEAEVMDLSDDIAYSVHDFEDAIVGGYVDVRALGARVDHEELVDSMVAWIGGAHSHDELIQAFDRLDSLDVWVDEYDGGRGAQAALKDLTSQLIGRFAGAATQLTRATHTDRSLIRFGAHVVVPRAIQAEIAVLKGIVAAFVMSKNTRQPIYARQREVLAGLADALHARGADELDPGFAGDWREAADDGARKRVIVDQVASLTDQSAIAWYERLCARPVF; encoded by the coding sequence ATGCAGGAGCGGTCCGCGTACAGCGCCACCGACGCCGAGCGGTGGTACCCCGAGCAGCACTCGTCCCGTCGGAGCGACTTCGCGCGCGACCGGGCGCGCCTGCTGCACTCCAGCGCGCTCCGCCGCCTGGCCGCCAAGACGCAGGTGCTGAGCCCCATGGCCGGGCTCGACTTCGCGCGCAACCGCCTCACGCACTCCCTCGAGGTGGCGCAGGTGGGGCGCGAGCTGGCCTCCAGCCTCGACCTTGATCCCGACGTGGTCGACACCGCGTGCCTCGCGCACGACATCGGCCACCCGCCCTTCGGCCACAACGGCGAGCGGGCCCTCAACGACTGGGCGGCCGACATCGGCGGCTTCGAGGGAAACGCGCAGACGCTGCGCCTGCTCACGCGGCTCGAGCCCAAGGTCATCGGGCCGGAGGGTCGCCCGTACGGCCTCAACCTCACGCGCGCCAGCCTCGATGCGAGCTGCAAGTACCCGTGGCCGAGCTCGCAGTCGGTGCCGGATCCGTCGGGCCGCGGCAAGTTCGGCTTCTACGACGACGACGTGGCGGCGTTCGAGTGGCTGCGCGAGGGCGCGCCCGCGGGCCGGCGCTGCATCGAGGCCGAGGTCATGGACCTCAGCGACGACATCGCGTACTCCGTGCACGACTTCGAGGACGCCATCGTCGGCGGCTACGTCGACGTGCGCGCGCTCGGCGCCCGGGTCGACCACGAGGAGCTCGTCGACTCGATGGTGGCGTGGATCGGCGGCGCGCACTCGCACGATGAGCTCATCCAGGCCTTCGACCGGCTCGACTCCCTCGACGTGTGGGTGGACGAGTACGACGGCGGCCGCGGCGCGCAGGCGGCGCTGAAGGACCTCACGAGCCAGCTCATCGGCCGGTTCGCCGGCGCGGCCACTCAGCTCACGCGAGCCACCCACACCGACCGCAGCCTCATCCGCTTCGGCGCGCACGTGGTCGTGCCCCGCGCGATCCAGGCGGAGATCGCCGTGCTCAAGGGCATCGTCGCCGCGTTCGTCATGTCGAAGAACACGCGCCAGCCCATCTACGCCCGCCAGCGCGAGGTGCTCGCGGGCCTCGCGGACGCGCTGCACGCGCGCGGCGCCGACGAGCTCGACCCCGGATTCGCGGGCGACTGGCGCGAGGCCGCGGACGACGGCGCGCGCAAGCGCGTCATCGTCGACCAGGTCGCCAGCCTCACGGACCAGTCGGCCATCGCCTGGTACGAGCGCCTGTGCGCGCGGCCCGTCTTCTGA
- a CDS encoding DsbA family oxidoreductase, with amino-acid sequence MTDSTAPALPAIRVDVWSDIACPWCYVGKRRFEAGARAFQSQTPGAPEIEITYRSFELAPDTPVDFQGTEVDFLAGHKGIPADRVATMLEDMTRLAAAEGLAYDYDALQHTNTVLAHELLHLARVRGVQLEMVERLLKAYFTEGRHVGRVPDLVELAVEVGLDADEVRESLETHRHLDDVRADQAQAVAYGIQGVPFFVIDERFGISGAQDPTVFASALGEALAARDGDTIRVVAGEEAAR; translated from the coding sequence GTGACCGACTCCACCGCCCCCGCCCTGCCCGCCATCCGCGTCGACGTCTGGTCGGACATCGCCTGCCCGTGGTGCTACGTCGGAAAGCGGCGCTTCGAGGCCGGGGCGCGCGCCTTCCAGTCGCAGACTCCCGGAGCACCGGAGATCGAGATCACCTACCGATCCTTCGAGCTCGCGCCCGACACCCCGGTCGACTTCCAGGGCACCGAGGTCGACTTCCTCGCGGGCCACAAGGGCATCCCGGCCGACCGCGTCGCGACGATGCTCGAGGACATGACCCGGCTCGCCGCCGCCGAGGGCCTCGCCTACGACTACGACGCGCTGCAGCACACCAACACGGTGCTCGCGCACGAGCTGCTGCACCTCGCGCGCGTGCGCGGCGTCCAGCTCGAGATGGTGGAACGGCTGCTGAAGGCGTACTTCACCGAGGGGCGCCACGTGGGCCGCGTTCCCGACCTCGTCGAGCTCGCGGTGGAGGTCGGCCTCGACGCCGACGAGGTGCGCGAGTCCCTCGAGACGCACCGGCACCTCGACGACGTCCGCGCCGACCAGGCGCAGGCCGTGGCGTACGGGATCCAGGGCGTGCCCTTCTTCGTGATCGACGAGCGCTTCGGCATCTCCGGCGCGCAGGACCCGACGGTGTTCGCGTCCGCGCTCGGCGAGGCGCTGGCCGCGCGCGACGGCGACACGATCCGCGTGGTCGCGGGCGAGGAGGCGGCCCGATGA
- a CDS encoding ABC transporter permease: protein MTDTTTAPAPAPARRSLLQRLPLVSHVRQSVGLQRGMLVAGMVITGIFILLAAFAPLIAPFGFDQDRDGAGSFTRQAAPDATHIWGTTVGGYDVFSRVVWGTQTALSVVVIAVVLSLFAGVLLGVVSGYLGGWLDRILVVIADAIYPFPTLLLAIVVSIVLTGGQSSLWGGILAAAVSITVVYIPQYFRVIRAEVVRLKAEAFVESAKVIGTSTPRIMYVHVLRNSTRTLPLILTLNASEAILTLAGLGFLGFGISPTSAAEWGYDLNRALADTASGVWWTGVFPGVAIVMLVLGLTLVGESVNDISDPKLRARKRAKTRDISDPELRARKRALKKKVSA from the coding sequence ATGACCGACACCACCACCGCCCCCGCGCCCGCCCCGGCGCGCCGCTCCCTGCTCCAGCGCCTCCCGCTCGTCTCGCACGTGCGGCAGAGCGTCGGCCTCCAGCGCGGCATGCTCGTCGCCGGCATGGTCATCACGGGGATCTTCATCCTGCTCGCGGCGTTCGCTCCGCTCATCGCGCCCTTCGGCTTCGACCAGGACCGGGACGGCGCCGGCTCGTTCACGCGCCAGGCCGCCCCCGACGCGACGCACATCTGGGGAACCACCGTCGGCGGCTACGACGTGTTCTCCCGCGTCGTCTGGGGCACGCAGACCGCGCTGTCCGTCGTCGTGATCGCCGTGGTCCTGTCGCTGTTCGCCGGCGTGCTGCTCGGCGTCGTCTCGGGCTACCTCGGCGGATGGCTCGACCGGATCCTCGTGGTCATCGCCGACGCCATCTACCCGTTCCCGACGCTGCTGCTGGCCATCGTCGTGAGCATCGTGCTGACCGGCGGGCAGTCGAGCCTGTGGGGCGGCATCCTGGCCGCCGCCGTGAGCATCACGGTCGTCTACATCCCGCAGTACTTCCGGGTCATCCGCGCGGAGGTCGTGCGGCTGAAGGCGGAGGCGTTCGTCGAGAGCGCCAAGGTCATCGGCACGTCGACGCCGCGGATCATGTACGTGCACGTGCTGCGGAACTCCACCCGCACGCTGCCGCTGATCCTCACGCTCAACGCGTCCGAGGCCATCCTCACGCTCGCGGGCCTCGGCTTCCTCGGCTTCGGCATCTCGCCGACGTCGGCAGCCGAGTGGGGCTACGACCTCAACCGCGCGCTCGCGGACACCGCGAGCGGCGTCTGGTGGACGGGCGTCTTCCCCGGCGTCGCCATCGTCATGCTCGTCCTCGGGCTCACGCTCGTGGGGGAGAGCGTCAACGACATCTCCGACCCGAAGCTGCGTGCCCGCAAGCGCGCGAAGACGAGGGACATCTCCGACCCCGAGCTGCGCGCCCGCAAGCGCGCCCTGAAGAAGAAGGTGTCCGCATGA
- a CDS encoding dipeptide ABC transporter ATP-binding protein, protein MSDVVSIRDLGVTFATDGGDVRAVDGVSLTVSPGEILAIVGESGSGKSVTARTILGLLPDTAVTDGAVLLSDRTGAGAVDVLSISADELRRARGRDVAMVFQEPSTALNPVHTVGWQIVEGLRAHGRVSKKEGRAKAIDILRRVGIPDPETRVDHYPHQFSGGQKQRVVIAMALVLDPGLIVADEPTTALDVTVQAEILDLLRRCRDEFGAAVILITHNMGVVADLADRVAVMYRSRLVEQADVATLFASPKEEYTRNLLASVPKLGEGVAATVERAAVRTRARAAADTEAAPVVVAQGLEIEYPGRLGSPAFRAVKGVDLRIEAGEVLGLVGESGSGKTTIGRAIAGLTNVTGGSLKVLGTEMLGVRERDFRKLRADIGFVFQDPATSFNPRLTIAECVAEPLIVHGRAKSPQAARGRVDELLEAVQLPKAFGDRYPHELSGGQRQRASLARGLALEPSLLVADEPTSALDVSVQARVLELFAELQRELGFAALFISHDLAVVDLLADRIAVLYRGELVEEGTGAEVLGDPQHPYTQRLLASLPVPDPAEQAARRARLHALRAAERTAG, encoded by the coding sequence ATGAGCGACGTCGTCTCGATCCGCGACCTCGGGGTGACCTTCGCGACCGACGGCGGCGACGTCCGTGCGGTCGACGGGGTGTCCCTCACGGTGTCGCCCGGCGAGATCCTCGCCATCGTGGGGGAGTCGGGGTCGGGCAAGTCCGTCACCGCCCGCACGATCCTCGGCCTCCTGCCCGACACGGCCGTCACCGACGGCGCCGTGCTCCTCAGCGACCGGACGGGGGCGGGCGCGGTCGACGTGCTCTCCATCTCCGCCGACGAGCTGCGCCGGGCGCGCGGCCGCGACGTCGCGATGGTGTTCCAGGAGCCGTCCACGGCGCTGAACCCCGTGCACACGGTGGGATGGCAGATCGTCGAGGGCCTCCGTGCCCACGGCCGCGTCTCGAAGAAGGAGGGCCGCGCGAAGGCGATCGACATCCTCCGCCGCGTGGGCATCCCCGACCCCGAGACCCGCGTCGACCACTACCCGCACCAGTTCTCGGGCGGGCAGAAGCAGCGCGTCGTCATCGCCATGGCGCTCGTGCTGGATCCCGGGCTCATCGTCGCCGACGAGCCGACCACGGCGCTCGACGTGACCGTGCAGGCCGAGATCCTCGACCTGCTGCGCCGCTGCCGCGACGAGTTCGGCGCGGCCGTCATCCTCATCACGCACAACATGGGCGTCGTCGCCGACCTCGCCGACCGAGTGGCGGTCATGTACCGCTCGCGGCTCGTGGAACAGGCCGACGTGGCCACGCTCTTCGCGTCGCCGAAGGAGGAGTACACGCGGAACCTGCTCGCCTCCGTCCCGAAGCTCGGCGAGGGCGTCGCCGCGACCGTGGAGCGCGCCGCGGTGCGCACCCGGGCTCGCGCGGCGGCGGACACCGAGGCGGCGCCCGTCGTCGTCGCCCAGGGGCTCGAGATCGAGTACCCGGGTCGCCTCGGGTCGCCCGCGTTCCGCGCCGTCAAGGGCGTCGACCTGCGCATCGAGGCCGGCGAGGTCCTCGGGCTGGTGGGGGAGTCGGGTTCGGGCAAGACCACCATCGGCCGTGCCATCGCGGGGCTCACCAACGTGACCGGCGGGTCGCTGAAGGTCCTCGGCACCGAGATGCTCGGCGTGCGCGAGCGCGACTTCCGGAAGCTCCGCGCCGACATCGGGTTCGTGTTCCAGGATCCGGCGACCAGCTTCAACCCGCGCCTCACCATCGCCGAGTGCGTGGCCGAGCCGCTCATCGTCCACGGTCGCGCGAAGTCGCCGCAGGCCGCCCGCGGCCGGGTCGACGAGCTGCTCGAGGCCGTGCAGCTGCCCAAGGCCTTCGGCGACAGGTACCCGCACGAGCTCTCGGGCGGCCAGCGGCAGCGCGCGAGCCTCGCCCGCGGCCTCGCGCTCGAGCCGTCGCTGCTCGTGGCCGACGAGCCGACGAGCGCGCTCGACGTGTCGGTGCAGGCGCGCGTGCTGGAGCTCTTCGCCGAGCTGCAGCGCGAGCTCGGGTTCGCGGCGCTGTTCATCAGCCACGACCTCGCCGTCGTCGACCTGCTCGCCGACCGCATCGCCGTGCTGTACCGCGGCGAGCTGGTGGAGGAGGGGACGGGCGCCGAGGTGCTGGGGGACCCGCAGCACCCGTACACGCAGCGGCTGCTGGCGTCGCTGCCCGTGCCGGACCCTGCCGAGCAGGCCGCGCGTCGCGCGCGGCTGCACGCGCTCCGGGCCGCCGAGCGGACCGCCGGCTAG